One window of Salegentibacter sp. Hel_I_6 genomic DNA carries:
- a CDS encoding DUF3820 family protein — protein sequence MKPNHKALLELAHAKMHFGKYKGYFLSDIPEYYLVWYRQKGFPEGKLGQQMSEVFELKLNGMEQLLRDIRRKFPKP from the coding sequence ATAAAACCCAATCACAAGGCCCTTCTAGAACTGGCCCACGCTAAAATGCATTTTGGCAAATATAAAGGCTATTTTTTAAGCGATATTCCTGAATATTATTTAGTCTGGTATCGCCAAAAAGGTTTCCCTGAAGGAAAGCTTGGACAACAAATGAGCGAAGTCTTTGAACTTAAGCTCAACGGGATGGAACAATTGCTTAGAGATATAAGAAGAAAGTTTCCAAAACCCTGA
- a CDS encoding CTP synthase yields MAETKYIFVTGGVSSSLGKGIIAASLAKLLQARGFRTTIQKLDPYINVDPGTLNPYEHGECYVTEDGAETDLDLGHYERFLNVNTSQANNVTTGRIYQSVIEKERRGEFLGKTVQVVPHITNEIKDRIQILGQNGDYDIVITEIGGTVGDIESLPYIEAVRQLKWELGDENALIIHLTLVPYLAAAGELKTKPTQHSVKTLMESGLKADILVCRTEHELSDDIRRKLAIFCNVRQEAVIQSIDAATIYDVPNLMLQEGLDKVTLKKLHLPDETTPNLDRWNQFLDRHKNPKAEITIGLIGKYVELQDSYKSILEAFIHAGAENEVKVNVESIHSEFINENTIDHKFANLDGILVAPGFGERGVEGKIDAVKYARQHNLPFLGICLGMQMAVIEFARNVLKLKTANSTEMDLKTKHPVIDLMEEQKEVTHKGGTMRLGAWDCKLTEGSKIQKAYGKTEIKERHRHRYEYNNKYKEELEKAGMLSTGINPETGLVEVIELKDHPWFVGVQYHPEYKSTVATPHPVFIAFIKAAYDFSKNKKNASLA; encoded by the coding sequence ATGGCCGAAACCAAGTATATTTTTGTCACCGGCGGCGTTTCTTCTTCCCTGGGAAAAGGGATTATAGCAGCTTCACTGGCAAAATTATTACAAGCGCGTGGATTTAGAACCACTATTCAGAAACTCGACCCCTATATTAATGTAGATCCCGGCACTTTAAATCCGTACGAACATGGCGAATGCTATGTTACCGAAGATGGCGCCGAAACCGATCTTGACCTTGGCCATTACGAACGTTTTTTAAATGTAAATACTTCTCAGGCAAACAATGTCACTACCGGCCGTATATACCAGAGTGTTATTGAAAAAGAACGCCGTGGAGAGTTTTTAGGAAAAACCGTGCAAGTGGTTCCGCATATCACTAACGAAATTAAAGATCGAATCCAGATCCTTGGACAAAATGGCGATTATGATATCGTAATTACCGAAATTGGCGGAACGGTAGGTGATATCGAATCCTTACCATATATTGAAGCAGTAAGACAGTTAAAATGGGAGTTAGGCGATGAAAACGCTTTAATTATTCACTTAACACTTGTCCCCTATCTTGCCGCTGCCGGTGAACTTAAAACAAAACCAACCCAGCACAGTGTAAAAACTTTGATGGAAAGCGGACTTAAAGCTGATATTTTGGTTTGTAGAACTGAGCACGAACTTTCAGATGATATTCGCCGTAAACTGGCTATTTTCTGTAACGTGAGACAGGAAGCGGTAATTCAAAGTATTGATGCAGCTACTATTTATGATGTTCCAAATTTAATGCTGCAGGAAGGTTTAGATAAAGTAACCTTAAAAAAATTGCACCTCCCCGACGAAACCACGCCAAATTTAGATAGATGGAATCAGTTTTTAGATAGGCATAAAAATCCTAAAGCTGAGATTACTATTGGTTTAATTGGAAAATATGTGGAACTTCAGGATTCTTATAAATCAATTTTGGAAGCCTTTATACATGCCGGCGCAGAAAATGAAGTTAAGGTAAATGTAGAAAGCATTCACTCAGAATTTATCAATGAAAATACCATAGATCATAAATTCGCAAATTTAGATGGTATTTTGGTTGCACCTGGGTTTGGAGAACGTGGTGTAGAAGGAAAAATTGACGCTGTAAAATACGCAAGGCAGCATAATTTGCCATTTTTAGGTATTTGCTTAGGAATGCAAATGGCAGTAATTGAATTTGCAAGAAACGTATTAAAGTTAAAAACTGCCAATTCTACCGAAATGGATCTTAAAACCAAACACCCGGTTATAGATCTAATGGAGGAGCAAAAAGAGGTTACTCATAAGGGCGGAACAATGCGACTTGGTGCCTGGGATTGTAAACTTACCGAAGGTTCAAAAATTCAAAAGGCTTACGGCAAAACCGAGATCAAAGAAAGGCATCGACACCGTTACGAATACAACAACAAATACAAAGAGGAACTGGAAAAAGCAGGAATGTTAAGTACCGGCATAAATCCTGAAACAGGCCTGGTAGAAGTTATAGAATTAAAAGATCACCCCTGGTTTGTAGGTGTTCAATATCACCCGGAATACAAAAGTACAGTTGCTACTCCGCACCCGGTTTTTATAGCCTTTATAAAAGCGGCCTACGATTTCTCAAAAAATAAAAAAAATGCCAGTCTGGCATAA
- a CDS encoding two-component system response regulator, producing the protein MSIIILVDDQPIANFITRKLLEIEGYNKNVLDFTNPEEALAYLEDKQKTLIFLDLNMPEMNGWEFLDSLESKKHEHKIIILSSSTSSIDQTRAKTYESVIRYVEKPLNKAKFNELQPLLNKL; encoded by the coding sequence ATGAGCATAATTATCCTGGTAGATGACCAGCCCATAGCCAATTTTATCACTCGTAAACTTCTGGAAATTGAAGGTTACAATAAGAATGTTTTAGATTTCACAAACCCTGAAGAAGCATTGGCTTATTTAGAGGATAAGCAAAAAACACTCATTTTTTTAGATCTAAATATGCCGGAAATGAATGGATGGGAATTCCTGGACTCCCTGGAATCTAAAAAACATGAACATAAAATAATTATTCTTAGTTCAAGCACAAGTAGCATAGACCAAACCCGGGCAAAAACATATGAATCTGTTATAAGGTATGTAGAGAAACCCTTGAATAAAGCTAAATTTAACGAGCTTCAGCCGCTTTTGAATAAGCTGTAA
- a CDS encoding NAD(P)/FAD-dependent oxidoreductase has protein sequence MKHQYQIRVSPEEAANESQIKRAVARHASIPLKEITTINILKRSIDARQRAVKINLKVEVYVNEEFKEEKIRLPEYQNVKNKEEIIIVGAGPAGLFAALRCIELGYKPIIIERGKDVRTRRRDLKALNIEHVVNEDSNYCFGEGGAGTYSDGKLYTRSKKRGDVDRILKLLVGFGATPEIMVEAHPHIGTNKLPAIIADIRERIIACGGEVLFETRLTDILIKNNEVAGIKTLSGESIKAKKIILATGHSARDIFELLHRKNIKIEAKAFALGVRVEHPQELIDQIQYKCDSRGEFLPPSPYSIVKQIGGRGMYSFCMCPGGIIAPCATAPGEVVTNGWSPSKRDQPTANSGIVVELRLSDFLNSEKNPLAAMEFQKQIEQKAWLEGGSTQKVPAQRLVDFTQGKISANLPVTSYKPGVTSAELGNVFPEFIHKTLQAGFKEFNKSMRGFLTNDAVVHAPESRTSSPVRIPRDNYSFEHVQIKGLYPCGEGAGYAGGIISAAIDGERCAEKCIESLKNS, from the coding sequence ATGAAACACCAATATCAAATAAGAGTCAGTCCTGAAGAAGCTGCGAACGAGTCACAGATAAAAAGGGCCGTTGCTCGTCACGCCAGTATTCCGCTGAAAGAAATTACTACTATAAATATTCTGAAACGTTCTATAGACGCCCGGCAACGTGCGGTAAAGATCAATTTAAAGGTAGAGGTATATGTGAATGAAGAATTTAAGGAAGAGAAAATTCGCCTGCCAGAATATCAAAACGTAAAGAATAAAGAGGAAATTATAATTGTAGGAGCAGGCCCTGCCGGGTTATTTGCTGCTTTGCGTTGCATTGAATTGGGATATAAACCCATTATTATTGAACGGGGAAAAGATGTAAGAACGCGCCGCCGGGATCTAAAAGCGCTAAATATTGAACACGTTGTAAACGAAGATTCCAATTATTGTTTTGGTGAAGGTGGCGCCGGTACTTATAGTGATGGTAAACTCTACACGCGTTCCAAAAAACGAGGGGATGTAGATCGAATTTTAAAATTACTCGTAGGTTTTGGTGCGACGCCAGAAATTATGGTAGAGGCGCACCCGCATATTGGCACAAACAAACTTCCGGCTATTATTGCCGATATTCGGGAACGTATTATTGCTTGTGGGGGAGAGGTTCTCTTTGAAACCCGGCTAACCGATATTCTTATAAAAAATAATGAAGTAGCAGGAATAAAAACTTTAAGCGGCGAAAGTATTAAGGCGAAAAAGATCATTCTGGCTACAGGACATTCGGCGAGGGATATTTTTGAACTTTTACACAGAAAAAATATTAAGATTGAGGCCAAGGCTTTTGCGCTTGGGGTAAGGGTAGAACATCCGCAGGAGCTTATAGATCAAATTCAGTACAAGTGTGATTCCCGGGGAGAATTTCTCCCGCCCTCGCCTTATAGTATTGTAAAGCAAATAGGGGGCAGGGGAATGTATTCGTTTTGTATGTGCCCGGGCGGGATTATCGCTCCCTGCGCCACGGCCCCCGGGGAGGTGGTGACCAATGGCTGGTCTCCCAGTAAACGCGATCAACCTACGGCGAATTCCGGGATTGTGGTAGAGTTGAGACTTTCAGATTTTTTGAATTCTGAAAAAAATCCGCTGGCGGCGATGGAATTTCAAAAGCAAATAGAGCAAAAAGCCTGGCTGGAAGGTGGAAGTACACAAAAAGTACCGGCACAGCGTTTAGTAGATTTTACCCAGGGAAAAATATCTGCCAATCTTCCAGTAACGTCCTATAAACCGGGAGTGACTTCTGCTGAATTAGGAAATGTATTTCCGGAGTTTATTCATAAAACTTTGCAGGCAGGATTTAAAGAATTCAATAAAAGTATGCGTGGTTTTTTAACCAACGATGCCGTAGTTCACGCCCCGGAATCCAGAACTTCTTCCCCGGTGAGAATTCCCAGGGATAATTACAGTTTTGAACACGTGCAAATAAAAGGACTTTACCCTTGTGGGGAAGGTGCCGGTTATGCCGGCGGTATAATTTCTGCCGCGATAGATGGAGAGCGATGTGCTGAAAAATGCATTGAGAGTTTGAAAAATTCTTAG
- the yidC gene encoding membrane protein insertase YidC, producing the protein MEEKKFDVQSLIGFILIGGILIWMLYTNSASEEGLEPQQETEQVEVPGNTDSNQPPQQQEAQSSGADSTNLAQAHERLGAFGYSASLPSATENTTTISNDVLELKIDNKGGYISEARLTNFKTFDSIPVYLIKDGNASFNINFTTTDGRTLDTENLYFEPEVTQSGDNQIISMKLKVSENEFLEYRYVLKPGEYMLDFSIRSQGLNGVLNSSRDINMDWQLKGYRHAKSISYENKYTELIYEYEDGDDDYLGAGDFEEQEDEDITYVAFKQHFFTSILLTDTPFSLGKFTSENLVQDEEIDTVYTKNFTARMPLELKGGELNYNMNWYYGPTDYKILNDYDRNLDEIVPLGWGIFGWINKYVFIPFFSFLSGVLPSYGIAIIVMTIVVRIVLSPVTYKSYLSQAKMKVLRPEINELNEKYKDNAMKKQQETMKLYSKAGASPMSGCLPALMQIPVFYALFQFFPSAFQLRQKGFLWADDLSSYDTIAELPFHIPFYGDHVSLFPILASIAIFIYMMMTTGQSMQQTQQPGMPNMKFIMYLSPLFMLVFFNNFASGLSLYYFTSNLITIGIMLVIKYVIIDEDKIHAKIQENKKKPKKQNKFTRKMQEMMEQAEQQKNQQKKK; encoded by the coding sequence ATGGAAGAAAAGAAATTTGATGTTCAGTCCTTAATTGGATTTATACTTATTGGTGGAATCTTAATTTGGATGTTGTATACCAACAGTGCCTCTGAAGAAGGATTAGAACCACAACAAGAGACCGAGCAGGTTGAAGTTCCTGGAAATACCGATTCCAATCAACCTCCACAGCAACAGGAAGCTCAAAGTTCTGGTGCAGATTCTACTAATCTTGCACAGGCTCACGAGCGTTTAGGTGCTTTTGGTTATTCGGCCAGTCTTCCATCGGCTACAGAAAATACAACCACCATTTCTAACGATGTTTTAGAACTTAAAATTGATAATAAAGGTGGTTATATTTCAGAAGCGAGGTTAACTAATTTTAAAACCTTCGATTCTATTCCTGTTTATTTAATAAAAGATGGTAATGCTTCTTTCAACATTAATTTCACCACTACAGACGGTAGAACTCTTGATACCGAAAACCTTTATTTTGAACCCGAAGTAACTCAAAGCGGGGATAACCAGATTATCTCTATGAAGCTGAAAGTTTCAGAAAATGAATTCCTGGAATATCGCTATGTGCTGAAACCTGGCGAATATATGCTGGATTTCAGTATTAGATCTCAGGGCTTAAACGGGGTTTTAAACAGCTCTCGTGACATCAATATGGACTGGCAGTTAAAAGGTTATCGCCACGCAAAAAGTATTTCTTATGAAAATAAGTATACTGAACTTATTTATGAATATGAGGATGGTGACGATGATTACCTTGGTGCGGGTGATTTTGAAGAACAGGAAGATGAGGATATTACCTATGTAGCCTTTAAACAGCATTTCTTTACCTCCATTTTATTAACTGATACGCCATTTAGCCTTGGTAAATTCACTTCAGAAAATCTAGTTCAGGATGAAGAAATAGATACGGTTTACACGAAAAATTTTACCGCAAGAATGCCTTTAGAATTAAAAGGTGGCGAGCTTAATTATAATATGAATTGGTATTATGGACCAACAGATTATAAGATATTAAATGATTACGACCGTAACTTAGATGAAATTGTTCCACTAGGTTGGGGTATTTTTGGATGGATCAACAAATATGTATTTATTCCCTTCTTTAGTTTCTTAAGTGGGGTTCTACCAAGCTACGGAATTGCAATTATTGTAATGACCATTGTTGTGAGGATCGTTCTTTCCCCCGTTACATACAAATCTTATCTCTCTCAGGCTAAAATGAAGGTTTTAAGACCTGAAATTAATGAGCTTAACGAGAAGTATAAGGACAACGCGATGAAGAAGCAGCAGGAAACCATGAAACTGTATAGCAAAGCAGGCGCCAGCCCAATGAGTGGTTGTTTACCGGCTTTAATGCAGATTCCGGTTTTCTATGCATTATTTCAGTTCTTCCCAAGTGCTTTCCAACTAAGGCAAAAAGGATTTTTATGGGCTGACGATCTATCGAGTTATGATACTATTGCAGAGTTACCTTTTCATATTCCATTTTATGGAGACCACGTGAGTTTATTTCCAATTTTGGCATCTATCGCGATCTTTATTTATATGATGATGACCACGGGACAAAGTATGCAGCAGACTCAGCAACCGGGAATGCCTAATATGAAATTTATTATGTATTTGTCTCCACTATTTATGCTTGTGTTCTTTAACAACTTTGCCAGTGGACTTTCATTATACTACTTCACCTCTAACCTGATTACTATCGGAATTATGTTAGTGATTAAATACGTGATTATTGATGAAGATAAAATTCACGCAAAAATCCAGGAGAACAAGAAAAAGCCTAAGAAACAGAATAAGTTTACCAGGAAAATGCAGGAAATGATGGAACAGGCAGAACAGCAAAAAAATCAACAAAAGAAGAAGTAA
- a CDS encoding carboxymuconolactone decarboxylase family protein, which yields MNLTSRYPMVSYEEASPEVQAIYDDTKKTLQLPFVLNWFKCQGNNATLLKGNWGKLKSTLMEGEVPNVLKQLIIYNVSKQRGCNYCSHAHGIFADSMSTMISEEEGFKATEHIDSPSMPASFRTAVKIVTNAALNHSEVSDEDFQELEKAGFTQKEVQELMAQADLVNMLNTIADVSGIKIDNELLETPE from the coding sequence ATGAATTTAACCTCACGATATCCAATGGTTTCTTATGAAGAAGCCTCTCCAGAAGTTCAGGCTATTTATGATGATACCAAAAAAACGCTTCAACTACCTTTTGTTCTCAATTGGTTTAAATGCCAGGGTAATAATGCTACTTTACTAAAAGGAAATTGGGGGAAATTGAAAAGCACCTTGATGGAAGGCGAAGTACCAAATGTGCTTAAGCAACTTATTATTTACAATGTATCAAAGCAACGCGGTTGCAATTACTGCTCACATGCACACGGCATTTTCGCCGATAGTATGAGCACTATGATCTCTGAAGAAGAAGGTTTTAAAGCCACAGAGCATATTGATTCTCCATCTATGCCGGCCAGTTTTAGAACCGCGGTAAAAATTGTCACCAACGCTGCATTAAACCATAGTGAAGTATCAGATGAGGACTTTCAGGAATTAGAAAAAGCAGGTTTTACTCAGAAAGAAGTTCAGGAATTGATGGCACAGGCCGATCTGGTTAATATGCTAAATACCATAGCAGATGTTTCAGGAATTAAAATAGACAACGAATTACTGGAAACTCCAGAATAA
- a CDS encoding histidine kinase produces the protein MESLQDRTSRVYRITYETFSKFSNKLNRCTSLPEVAQVSVRFLKYLLNFHLFRISVNQAGSYLVYCQCNARGEFDVIPKENLLPHELQILEDKIPVRSEKIPNQLSKNITETNLISPALWCWTFTKMDVDFTVSLIADENKAFDVGDIEMLKLISDSFQAKFQEIYLKEELDSKNKSLLQALDIIKNQNKKINQIVENQKQTIANRTK, from the coding sequence ATGGAATCGCTCCAGGATAGGACCTCACGGGTTTACAGAATTACCTACGAAACTTTTTCTAAATTTAGCAACAAATTAAATCGCTGTACAAGCTTGCCAGAAGTTGCGCAGGTTTCTGTTCGTTTTTTAAAATATTTGCTGAATTTCCATCTATTTAGGATTAGTGTAAACCAGGCAGGTTCTTACCTTGTGTATTGCCAATGCAATGCCAGGGGGGAATTTGATGTTATTCCAAAAGAAAATTTGCTCCCTCATGAGTTACAGATTTTGGAAGATAAAATTCCCGTTCGTTCTGAAAAAATTCCAAATCAATTAAGCAAAAATATTACCGAGACAAATTTGATTTCTCCTGCCCTATGGTGCTGGACATTTACAAAAATGGATGTAGATTTTACGGTTTCTCTTATAGCAGATGAGAATAAAGCTTTTGATGTAGGAGATATTGAAATGCTTAAATTGATTAGTGATAGTTTCCAGGCAAAATTCCAGGAAATTTACCTTAAAGAAGAATTAGACAGTAAAAATAAATCCCTTCTTCAAGCTCTGGACATTATTAAAAACCAGAATAAAAAGATCAATCAGATTGTAGAAAATCAAAAACAAACCATTGCAAATCGTACTAAATAA